A region from the Schistocerca serialis cubense isolate TAMUIC-IGC-003099 chromosome 1, iqSchSeri2.2, whole genome shotgun sequence genome encodes:
- the LOC126460235 gene encoding phosphatidylinositol-binding clathrin assembly protein-like codes for MSDEAFLEMLTLVQDVLDALLNFGCSADDLSNGIIVMAVNLLFRDLIRLFVFYNEGVINLLRRYFDMKKKQCENALTLYKNFLARLEWIPDFIKFCETAGLSSGSVCDLRHVPDSLLDALEQHLSSLEAGKPQNGRAFELWQQTRLAANKVVVHNTPCDLSLSSFQPSSGNELCKVMFKEPERSCKLDASRKLDFIYDDPIKLIRNPFVSLELLATKPAISPADVCTNYAPVTASSYAPPPFVSDEDFTAAFRQTENCNASHATRNVNAVRDIHQENFSNVENNFSFDRRGSIANPQANFPRNTSGWWPQHLTSKNSPGYLPMSASMSNKLAAFHM; via the coding sequence ATGAGTGACGAAGCTTTCTTAGAGATGCTGACGCTGGTGCAAGACGTGTTGGACGCCCTGCTGAATTTCGGCTGCTCTGCTGACGACCTGAGCAACGGAATAATAGTCATGGCGGTGAATTTACTTTTCAGAGACCTCATTCGCCTCTTCGTTTTCTACAACGAGGGCGTAATAAATCTCTTGCGGAGGTACTTCGACATGAAAAAGAAACAGTGTGAGAATGCACTGACTTTGTACAAAAATTTCCTCGCTAGGTTGGAGTGGATCCCGGACTTTATTAAGTTTTGCGAGACAGCAGGCCTGAGCTCGGGCAGCGTGTGTGATCTGAGGCACGTGCCCGACAGTCTGCTGGACGCGCTGGAGCAGCACCTGTCTTCCCTGGAGGCTGGTAAACCACAGAACGGCAGAGCGTTCGAGTTGTGGCAACAGACCCGACTTGCAGCAAACAAAGTAGTGGTACACAACACGCCCTGCGACTTGTCTCTTAGCTCATTTCAGCCCTCCTCAGGAAATGAACTGTGCAAAGTGATGTTCAAAGAGCCCGAGCGCAGTTGTAAGTTAGACGCGTCGCGGAAATTAGATTTCATTTACGACGATCCAATAAAACTCATACGTAATCCTTTCGTTAGTCTGGAGCTCTTAGCGACAAAGCCTGCGATTTCTCCCGCAGATGTGTGCACAAATTATGCACCGGTAACTGCATCATCTTACGCACCACCTCCTTTCGTGTCTGACGAAGACTTCACAGCTGCTTTTCGACAAACAGAAAATTGTAACGCTTCGCACGCGACGAGGAACGTGAATGCTGTTCGTGATATCCATCAAGAGAACTTCTCGAATGTGGAGAATAATTTTTCTTTCGACAGACGTGGAAGTATCGCCAATCCTCAAGCGAATTTCCCGAGGAATACATCAGGGTGGTGGCCGCAGCATCTGACTTCGAAAAACAGTCCCGGCTACTTACCAATGAGTGCTTCCATGAGCAACAAGTTGGCTGCATTTCATATGTAG